The Raphanus sativus cultivar WK10039 chromosome 2, ASM80110v3, whole genome shotgun sequence genome includes a region encoding these proteins:
- the LOC108840565 gene encoding protein PHLOEM PROTEIN 2-LIKE A2 yields MGTILSIFSKPNPPHNYEAILKHADSLLPPDATSSLDKLYPELFDGVFLKHKKQKYWIEGKAKKNCFMLYARDLTISFAESQTNNNWSWFSDLDQTSSDARIEVAKVEWVAWLEVVGNFEMENLTPNSSYEVVFVVKLVDPAQGWKVPVNFKLVLPTEETKERQENMNLLGRNRWVEILVGEFRTSPEYNSGKIEFSMYEVKGGLWKSGLILKGVAIRPKN; encoded by the exons ATGGGAACAATACTGTCAATCTTCTCAAAGCCAAACCCACCACATAACTACGAAGCCATACTAAAACATGCAGACTCTCTACTTCCTCCTGACGCTACGTCGTCTCTTGACAAGTTATACCCTGAGCTCTTCGATGGCGTTTTCTTGAAGCACAAGAAGCAg AAGTACTGGATAGAGGGTAAAGCTAAAAAGAACTGCTTCATGTTGTACGCGAGAGATCTCACGATTTCATTCGCTGAGTCTCAAACAAATAATAACTGGAGTTGGTTTTCTGATCTAGACCAAACATCCAG TGATGCAAGAATTGAGGTTGCAAAGGTGGAATGGGTAGCATGGCTAGAAGTGGTTGGAAACTTCGAGATGGAGAATCTAACTCCCAACAGTTCGTACGAGGTTGTGTTTGTGGTTAAGCTAGTTGATCCTGCGCAGGGTTGGAAAGTTCCGGTTAACTTCAAACTGGTTTTGCCTACAGAAGAAACCAAAGAGCGGCAAGAGAATATGAATCTGTTAGGAAGAAACCGCTGGGTGGAGATTCTGGTTGGTGAGTTCAGGACATCGCCGGAATATAATTCAGGGAAGATAGAGTTTTCTATGTATGAGGTTAAAGGTGGATTGTGGAAGTCCGGTCTGATTCTAAAAGGTGTTGCTATTAGACCcaagaattaa
- the LOC108842343 gene encoding bifunctional aspartokinase/homoserine dehydrogenase 2, chloroplastic, which yields MATTTTQPSFAVSPASSNPIRFGCSAPQCFVRVPKPPCFRRRLVSTTSFQRKIGGGGGLIRCELPDFHLSATATTVAGVSTENAVDRVQIPKGEMWSVHKFGGTCVGNSQRIRNVAEVIINDNSERKLVVVSAMSKVTDMMYDLLRKAQSRDDSYVSALEAVLEKHRLTARDLLDGDDLASFLSHLHDDISNLKAMLRAIYIAGHASESFSDFVAGHGELWSAQMLSYVVRKTGLECKWMDTRDVLIVNPTSSNQVDPDLGESEKRLDKWFSLHPSKIIIATGFIASTPQNIPTTLKRDGSDFSAAIIGALLRARQITIWTDVDGVYSADPRKVNEAVILKTLSYQEAWEMSYFGANVLHPRTIIPVMRYNIPIVIRNIFNLSAPGTIICQPPEDDYDLKITTPVKGFATIDNLALINVEGTGMAGVPGTASDIFGAVKDVGANVIMISQASSEHSVCFAVPEKEVNAVSEALRSRFSEALQAGRLSQIEVIPNCSILAAVGQKMASTPGVSCTLFSALAKANINVRAISQGCSEYNVTVVIKREDSVKALRAVHSRFFLSRTTLAVGIIGPGLIGATLLDQLRDQAGVLKEEFNIDLRVLGITSSKTMLLSEIGIDLSRWRELLNEKGTEANLDKFTQQVHGNHFIPNTVLVDCTADSGIASRYYDWLRKGIHVITPNKRANSGPLDQYLKLRDLQRKSYTHYFYEATVGAGLPIISTLRGLLETGDKILRIEGICSGTLSYLFNNFVGDRSFSEVVAEAKKAGFTEPDPRDDLSGTDVARKVIILARESGLKLDLTDLPVRSLVPEPLKGCASAEEFMEKLPLYDGDLAKERLEAENSGEVLRYVGVVDAVNQKGTVELRRYKKEHPFAQLAGSDNIIAFTTTRYKDHPLIVRGPGAGAQVTAGGIFSDMLRLASYLGAPS from the exons ATGGCGACGACGACGACTCAGCCGTCATTTGCTGTTTCTCCGGCGAGTAGCAATCCGATCAGATTCGGATGTTCCGCGCCGCAATGCTTCGTCCGCGTCCCGAAACCGCCTTGTTTCCGGCGGAGGCTCGTCTCCACTACAAGTTTCCAGCGGAAGatcggcggcggcggcggttTGATTCGTTGCGAACTTCCGGATTTTCATCTATCGGCTACAGCGACTACTG TCGCAGGTGTATCGACGGAGAACGCAGTGGACAGAGTTCAGATTCCTAAAGGTGAAATGTGGAGCGTTCACAAGTTTGGTGGGACGTGTGTTGGAAACTCTCAGAGGATCAGGAACGTTGCGGAGGTTATAATCAACGATAACTCGGAGAGGAAGCTGGTGGTTGTCTCGGCCATGTCCAAGGTGACGGATATGATGTATGACTTACTTCGCAAGGCACAGTCACGTGATGACTCTTATGTATCTGCGTTGGAAGCTGTACTTGAAAAGCACCGGTTGACAGCTCGTGACCTTCTCGATGGGGATGATCTCGCTAGCTTCTTGTCGCATCTGCATGATGATATTAGTAACCTTAAAGCAATGCTTCGTGCTATATACATAG CGGGCCATGCGTCAGAGTCGTTTTCGGACTTTGTTGCGGGACATGGGGAGCTTTGGTCTGCTCAGATGCTTTCGTATGTTGTCAGAAAG ACTGGTCTTGAGTGCAAGTGGATGGATACCAGAGACGTGCTTATTGTTAATCCTACCAGCTCTAATCAGGTGGATCCTGATCTTGGTGAATCCGAGAAGAGGCTCGATAAGTGGTTTTCCTTGCATCCGTCCAAGATAATTATTGCGACTGGGTTCATTGCTAGCACTCCACAAAACATTCCAACAACTTTGAAAAGAGATGGGAGTGATTTCTCTGCGGCTATAATTGGTGCCCTTTTGAGGGCTCGTCAAATAACAATTTGGACTGATGTTGATGGTGTATACAGTGCAGATCCTCGTAAAG TTAATGAGGCAGTGATTCTTAAGACACTTTCCTATCAAGAGGCCTGGGAAATG TCCTATTTTGGAGCAAATGTTTTACATCCTCGCACCATCATTCCTGTGATGCGGTACAATATCCCGATTGTGATTAGAAATATATTCAATCTCTCCGCACCGGGAACAATCATCTGCCAACCTCCTGAAGATGATTACGATCTTAAAATTACAACTCCTGTTAAAGGTTTTGCAACCATTGACAATCTGGCGCTCATAAATGTTGAAGG TACTGGAATGGCTGGTGTACCTGGTACTGCAAGTGATATTTTTGGCGCCGTAAAAGATGTTGGAGCTAATGTGATTATGATATCACAG GCTAGCAGTGAGCATTCGGTATGCTTTGCTGTGCCTGAGAAGGAAGTAAACGCTGTTTCCGAGGCACTGCGATCGAGGTTTAGTGAAGCTTTACAAGCTGGACGTCTTTCCcag aTTGAAGTGATACCAAATTGTAGCATCTTAGCTGCAGTTGGCCAGAAAATGGCTAGCACACCTGGAGTTAGCTGTACACTTTTCAGTGCTCTGGCGAAG GCTAATATTAATGTCCGCGCTATATCTCAAGGTTGTTCTGAGTACAACGTTACTGTAGTCATCAAACGTGAAGATAGCGTAAAGGCATTGAGAGCCGTGCATTCGAGGTTTTTCTTGTCAAGAACGACACTAGCAGTGGGAATCATAGGACCAGGCTTGATAGGTGCGACATTACTTGATCAGCTGAGGGACCAG GCTGGTGTCCTCAAAGAAGAATTTAACATTGATCTACGAGTTTTGGGAATCACTAGTTCAAAAACTATGCTATTAAGTGAAAT TGGTATTGATTTGTCACGGTGGAGAGAACTTCTAAACGAGAAGGGCACAGAGGCCAATCTGGACAAATTCACTCAACAAGTGCATGGAAATCACTTTATCCCCAACACTGTACTGGTTGATTGTACAGCAGACTCTGGTATTGCGAGCCGTTACTATGATTGGTTAAGGAAGGGAATCCACGTCATTACCCCAAATAAAAGAGCTAACTCAGGTCCCCTTGACCAG TACCTGAAACTGAGAGATCTTCAAAGGAAATCCTACACTCATTACTTCTACGAAGCTACTGTTGGAGCTGGTCTTCCAATTATCAGCACTTTACGTGGTCTCCTTGAGACAGGAGACAAGATACTACGCATAGAAGGCATTTGCAG TGGAACATTGAGTTATCTATTCAACAATTTTGTTGGAGACCGCAGTTTCAGCGAGGTTGTGGCTGAAGCAAAAAAGGCAGGTTTCACCGAGCCTGATCCAAGAGATGATTTATCTGGAACTGATGTTGCAAGGAAG GTGATAATTCTCGCTCGAGAATCTGGACTTAAACTGGACCTCACTGATCTTCCCGTTAGAAGTCTCGTCCCAGAACCTCTAAAA GGATGCGCTTCTGCTGAAGAATTCATGGAGAAACTCCCACTGTACGACGGAGACTTGGCAAAAGAAAGACTAGAAGCTGAGAACTCCGGAGAA GTCCTGAGATACGTTGGAGTGGTGGATGCAGTAAACCAAAAGGGAACAGTGGAGCTTAGAAGATACAAGAAAGAGCATCCATTTGCACAGCTAGCAGGTTCAGACAATATAATAGCATTCACAACGACAAGATACAAGGATCATCCACTTATTGTCCGAGGACCTGGTGCTGGTGCTCAAGTCACTGCCGGTGGTATATTCAGCGACATGTTAAGGCTCGCATCTTATCTCGGTGCACCGTCTTAA
- the LOC108815772 gene encoding lecithin-cholesterol acyltransferase-like 4 — MAILLEEIIRSVEAFLKLKNSTQKPYVDPNLDPVLLVPGIAGSILNAVDHDSGKEERVWVRIFSADHEFRTKMWSRFDPSTGKTISLDPKTSIVVPQDRAGLLAIDVLDPDLIVGRESVFYFHEMIVEMLGWGFEEGKTLFGFGYDFRQSNRLQEAMDAFAKKLESVYKASGEKKINVISHSMGGLLVKCFMSLHSDIFEKYVQNWIAIAAPFRGAPGYITSTLLNGMSFVNGWEQNFFVSKWSMHQLLIECPSIYELMCCPYFNWELPPVLELWREKESNDGVGTSGVVLESYRSLESLEVFTQSLCDNKADYCGEPIDLPFNWKIMEWAHETKKVLHTAKLPPKVKFYNIYGTNLATPHSVCYGNENMPVKDLTNLRYFQPTYICVDGDGTVPVESAMADGLEAVARVGVPGEHRGILNDHRVFRMLKQWLNVGEPDPFYNPINDYVILPTTFEMEEHHENGVEVASVKESWDIISDDNNNNASTVSSISVSRPGDDENPQAEARATLTVHPQGDGRQHVELNAVSVSVDA; from the exons ATGGCCATATTGCTGGAAGAGATCATTCGATCAGTCGAAGCCTTTCTGAAGCTCAAAAACTCGACCCAGAAACCCTACGTCGACCCGAATCTCGACCCGGTTCTCCTCGTTCCGGGTATCGCTGGCTCCATCCTCAACGCCGTTGATCATGACTCCGGGAAAGAAGAGCGTGTCTGGGTCAGGATCTTCAGCGCCGATCACGAGTTTCGGACAAAGATGTGGTCCCGATTCGATCCTTCAACTG GGAAGACGATATCTCTCGACCCGAAGACGAGTATTGTTGTTCCGCAAGACAGAGCTGGGTTGCTTGCAATTGATGTCTTAGACCCTGATCTG ATTGTTGGGCGCGAGTCTGTGTTCTATTTCCATGAGATGATTGTTGAGATGCTTGGATGGGGTTTCGAAGAAGGGAAGActctttttggttttggttatgATTTTCGCCAAAGCAACAG ATTGCAGGAAGCTATGGACGCGTTTGCTAAAAAGTTGGAGTCAGTTTACAAAGCTTCAGGAGAGAAGAAGATTAATGTTATTAGTCATTCTATGGGAGGTCTGTTGGTGAAATGTTTCATGAGTCTCCATAGTGAT ATATTTGAGAAGTATGTACAGAATTGGATTGCTATTGCTGCTCCATTTCGAG GTGCTCCTGGATACATCACATCAACTTTATTGAATGGAATGTCATTTGTCAATGGCTGGGAACAGAACTTTTTCGTCTCCAAGTGGAGCATGCATCAGCTG CTTATTGAGTGTCCATCTATATATGAGCTGATGTGTTGCCCTTATTTCAACTGGGAGCTACCTCCTGTTTTAGAGCTgtggagagagaaagagagcaaTGATGGAGTTGGGACCTCTGGTGTTGTTCTTGAGTCTTACCGTAGTCTGGAAAGCCTTGAAGTGTTTACCCAATCTCTTTGTGATAATAAA GCTGATTACTGTGGAGAGCCCATCGATCTACCTTTTAACTGGAAGATCATGGAGTGGGCTCACGAAACCAAGAAAGTGTTACACACTGCCAAGCTTCCTCCTAAAGTTAAATTCTACAACATATATGGGACCAATCTAGCAACCCCTCATAGTGTTTG CTATGGGAATGAGAACATGCCTGTCAAAGATCTAACCAACCTAAGATACTTCCAG CCCACGTATATATGTGTTGACGGTGATGGCACAGTCCCGGTGGAATCTGCAATG GCGGATGGGCTTGAAGCAGTGGCAAGAGTTGGAGTCCCCGGTGAGCACCGTGGAATCCTCAACGACCACCGTGTCTTCCGGATGCTCAAACAATGGCTAAACGTAGGCGAGCCTGACCCGTTCTACAACCCGATAAACGATTACGTCATCCTTCCCACCACATTCGAAATGGAGGAACACCACGAGAACGGAGTGGAGGTTGCTTCCGTGAAAGAATCGTGGGATATCATATCAGACGATAACAACAATAATGCGTCAACTGTGAGCTCCATATCGGTTTCTAGACCAGGGGATGATGAAAACCCTCAAGCTGAAGCTCGTGCAACGCTAACAGTCCATCCACAAGGCGATGGTAGACAACATGTCGAGCTTAATGCTGTGTCGGTCTCTGTTGATGCATAA
- the LOC108829519 gene encoding E3 ubiquitin-protein ligase BOI: MAVEARHMNIFSPQLLSNRDCVNYYKQDMNHGEFITGETLVVDPLSNAAAKASFNKSESGLTYNFHSANVLPPSTKRPRVSQHLDSDAQYASAFKRRSGAFGPPSSLVNAELISHIQNQQQLEIDQFVAQQTEKLRIEIEARQRNQTRMLASAVQNAMAKKLKEKDDEIIRLRNLNCVLQERVKSLYVENHIWRDIAQTNEAQANNLRTNLDQVLAQIKTLPTAVENDVESSCGSCAEGGEAIAAVSGGCKRCGEREASVLVLPCRHLCLCTVCGSALLRTCPVCDSVMNASVHVNMSS; encoded by the exons ATGGCTGTTGAAGCTCGCCACATGAACATTTTCTCTCCTCAGTTGTTATCAAACAG AGATTGTGTTAACTACTACAAACAAGACATGAACCACGGTGAGTTTATTACCGGAGAAACTCTCGTCGTAGATCCTTTGTCTAACGCGGCTGCGAAAGCTAGCTTTAACAAATCAGAAAGTGGTCTCACATACAACTTTCACTCTGCCAACGTTCTTCCACCGTCCACAAAACGTCCGCGTGTATCTCAGCACCTTGACTCAGACGCTCAATACGCGTCTGCGTTTAAACGGAGGTCCGGCGCGTTTGGTCCACCATCATCATTGGTAAACGCTGAACTCATATCTCATATCCAAAACCAACAACAGTTGGAGATTGATCAGTTCGTAGCTCAGCAAACAGAGAAGCTTAGAATAGAGATTGAAGCTCGCCAGCGAAATCAAACGCGGATGCTAGCGTCTGCCGTTCAAAACGCGATGGCCAAGAAGTTAAAAGAGAAAGACGACGAAATCATACGGCTGAGGAACCTTAACTGCGTTTTACAAGAGCGGGTCAAAAGTCTTTACGTTGAAAATCATATATGGCGAGATATAGCTCAAACCAACGAAGCACAAGCTAACAATCTTCGAACAAACCTTGACCAAGTTCTTGCTCAAATCAAAACGTTACCAACCGCTGTAGAAAACGACGTGGAGTCGAGCTGCGGAAGTTGCGCTGAAGGTGGTGAAGCTATTGCAGCGGTTAGTGGCGGTTGCAAGCGGTGCGGTGAGAGAGAAGCGAGTGTGTTGGTGTTACCTTGTCGTCATTTGTGTTTGTGTACGGTTTGTGGTTCGGCTTTGTTACGGACTTGTCCGGTTTGCGATTCGGTCATGAACGCTAGTGTACATGTCAACATGTCTTCTtaa
- the LOC108821353 gene encoding protein PHLOEM PROTEIN 2-LIKE A1, translated as MFMKKMFNNGDRVKRAEPKLSDTPRNYEANPKDAKVPISPSTAQLRSDVLKPKNLVDEKNSNFMLYPRNLSITWSDDPNYWTWFLNKESPNEAGVEAVALKNVCWLDITGKFDTKNLTPGITYEVVFKVKLEDPAYGWDTPVNIKLVLPNGNHKLQEQKVSLREIPRYQWVDIIVGEFKPEKNSAGEITFSMYEHESGLWKKGLFLKGVDICPKYIN; from the exons ATGTTTATGAAGAAGATGTTTAACAATGGGGATAGGGTAAAAAGGGCTGAACCGAAGTTATCAGATACTCCACGAAACTATGAGGCCAATCCCAAAGACGCCAAGGTTCCAATCTCTCCCTCCACTGCACAGCTACGTTCTGATGTCCTGAAGCCCAAGAATCTG GTGGACGAGAAAAACAGCAACTTCATGCTCTATCCAAGGAACCTCTCGATCACTTGGTCGGATGACCCCAACTATTGGACTTGGTTTCTCAACAAGGAGTCACCAAA TGAGGCAGGTGTAGAAGCTGTGGCGTTGAAAAACGTGTGTTGGCTCGACATCACGGGAAAATTCGACACGAAGAACCTCACTCCAGGGATTACGTACGAGGTAGTCTTTAAGGTGAAACTAGAGGATCCGGCCTATGGATGGGACACGCCGGTGAACATTAAACTAGTGTTGCCTAACGGTAACCACAAACTGCAGGAGCAAAAGGTGAGTTTAAGGGAAATACCAAGGTATCAATGGGTCGATATTATAGTCGGAGAATTCAAGCCGGAGAAAAATTCCGCCGGAGAAATCACTTTCTCAATGTATGAGCATGAGAGTGGCCTTTGGAAGAAAGGGCTCTTCCTCAAAGGTGTTGACATTTGtcccaaatatataaattaa
- the LOC108842344 gene encoding class V chitinase — MSSAKPISLLVSITFFFSLLLSTSSAQSVVKASYWFPGSEFPVTDIDSSLFTHLFCAFADLNSQTNQVTIASASQQKFSTFTQTVQRRNPSVKTLLSIGGGAADKTAFASMASNPTSRKSFIDSSIRLARSNGFHGLDLDWEYPSSAAEMSNFGTLLREWRSAVVAEASSSGRQRLLLAAAVFYSNNYYSVLYPVQAVADSLDWVNLMAYDFYGPGWSRVTGPPAALYDPSNAGPRGDAGVRSWTQAGLPAKKAVLGFPYYGYAWTLSNANSHSYYAPTTGAAISPDGSIGYGQIRKFIVDNRATTVYNASVVGDYCYAGTTWIGYDDNQSIVTKVRYAKQKGLLGYFSWHVGADDNSGLSRAATRAWDAAATTRTIQKF, encoded by the exons ATGTCTTCCGCCAAACCCATCTCGCTCCTTGTCTCtatcactttcttcttctccctccTCCTCAGTACATCCTCCGCTCAGTCCGTCGTTAAAGCTTCCTACTGGTTCCCGGGAAGTGAGTTTCCCGTCACAGACATTGACTCGTCTCTCTTCACCCACCTCTTCTGCGCCTTCGCTGACCTCAACTCTCAAACCAATCAAGTCACCATCGCCTCCGCGAGCCAACAGAAGTTCTCCACCTTCACTCAAACCGTACAACGGCGAAACCCTTCGGTCAAAACCCTTTTGTCCATCGGCGGTGGAGCCGCTGATAAAACAGCGTTTGCGTCCATGGCAAGTAACCCCACTTCTCGAAAATCTTTCATTGATTCTTCGATAAGACTTGCGAGGTCGAATGGCTTCCACGGTCTTGACCTAGACTGGGAGTATCCGAGCAGTGCCGCGGAGATGAGCAACTTCGGGACGCTGCTTCGAGAATGGCGATCAGCGGTTGTAGCAGAAGCTAGTAGCAGTGGTAGACAGCGTTTGCTTTTGGCGGCTGCGGTTTTCTACTCCAACAATTACTATTCGGTTCTGTATCCGGTTCAAGCCGTTGCCGACAGTCTGGATTGGGTTAATCTTATGGCCTATGACTTTTATGGACCGGGTTGGTCTAGAGTAACCGGTCCACCTGCCGCTTTGTATGACCCTTCAAACGCAG GTCCAAGAGGAGACGCTGGAGTGAGATCATGGACACAAGCTGGACTTCCAGCGAAGAAAGCAGTCTTGGGATTTCCATACTACGGCTACGCATGGACTCTCTCAAACGCAAACAGTCACAGCTACTACGCGCCTACAACCGGAGCGGCTATATCACCGGACGGTTCTATCGGATACGGTCAGATAAGGAAGTTTATAGTGGACAACAGAGCGACAACGGTTTATAACGCCTCGGTGGTCGGAGATTACTGTTACGCAGGGACGACTTGGATTGGATACGATGATAATCAGAGTATCGTGACCAAAGTGAGATACGCTAAGCAGAAAGGTTTGCTTGGTTACTTCTCGTGGCATGTGGGAGCTGACGATAATTCTGGTCTATCTCGTGCAG CGACACGTGCATGGGATGCTGCGGCAACCACCAGAACTATACAGAAGTTTTAA